Proteins encoded in a region of the Vicia villosa cultivar HV-30 ecotype Madison, WI linkage group LG5, Vvil1.0, whole genome shotgun sequence genome:
- the LOC131603198 gene encoding nonsense-mediated mRNA decay protein 2-like, translating to METEQSSMMATLPYGALTYAAEVLVSLLASAVIKATLLAPEFYELMLTNMPITKGESKTSSQNKQLDAEGEDGNDDEDEEDDDGNGAFGEGEDELSSEDGGYGNNSNNKSNSKKAPEGGAGGADENGEEEDDEDGDDPDEDDDEDEDDDDEEEGGEEDEEEGVDEEENEEEEEDEDEEALQPPKKRKK from the exons ATGGAGACTGAACAGAGTTCGATGATGGCCACGCTCCCTTATGGCGCGTTAACGTACGCCGCGGAAGTGCTTGTGAGTTTGTTAGCTTCCGCTGTAATCAAAGCCACGCTTTTGGCTCCG GAATTCTATGAGCTAATGCTAACCAACATGCCTATAACAAAAGGAGAGAGTAAAACCTCAAGTCAAAACAAGCAACTTGACGCTGAAGGAGAAGATGgcaatgatgatgaagatgaagaagatgacgaTGGAAATGGTGCATTtggagaaggagaagatgaaTTGTCTTCTGAAGATGGTGGATATGGTAACAATTCCAACAACAAGAGCAACTCAAAGAAGGCACCTGAAGGCGGTGCTGGTGGTGCAGATGAAAACGGagaagaggaagatgatgaagatggcgATGACCCTGATGAAGACGATGATGAGGACGAGGATGACGATGATGAGGAAGAGGGTGGAGAAGAGGACGAGGAGGAAGGTGTTGATGAAGAAGAGAATGAagaagaggaggaggatgaggacgaAGAAGCTTTGCAGCCaccaaagaaaaggaagaagtga